Genomic window (Capsicum annuum cultivar UCD-10X-F1 unplaced genomic scaffold, UCD10Xv1.1 ctg70718, whole genome shotgun sequence):
tttttagtattcttgtttgctgcttcaacggctccatttgctttaggacggtaaggggtagaatgatgatgcacgatcttgaattgctcacaaacttccttcattagatgactattgagattggttgcATTGTCTATGACaatggactttggtataccaaaacgacatatgatgttcgaatgaacaaaatccactactattttcttcgtgactgatttgaaagtagcaacttctacccatttggtgaaatagtcaatagcgaccagtatgaatcgatgcccattagaagcttttggttctattggaccgattacatccatgccccaagcaacgaatggccaaggagcagacataggatgcagctctgaaggtggcgagtgaatcaaatcaccatgaatttgacactgatgacacttgcgaacaaagcgaaagcaatctcgctccatagttaaccaataatatcctgCCCGCATGATCTTCTTTGctaaaacatagccattcataTGCGAACCGCACACCCCCGAATGTACGTTATTCATGATTCTTTCGGCTTCCTGAATATTAAAAcatctcaacaagttcaagtctggGGTTCGTTTGTACAGGATCTCCCCACTTAAGAATAAACCATTAGCAAGTCTCCTAATGGTTCTTTTTTGATCTGCTTTGGCGTgtattggatattcttttgactttaggaagcgtttgatatcatagtaccaaGGTTCATTATCTAGTTCTGCATCAATTATATTGCAATAACCATGTTGATCTCGTATCTGTATCTCTAATGGGTCGAAATGCGTATTTCCTGGGTACGGGAGCATGGAAGCTAGGGTAGCCAGGGCATCAGCCAACTCATTATGGGATCTGGGAATATGTCTAAACTTGATAGACTCAAACCTTTTGCTAAGGTCCTCTACGAACTGTTTGTAtggaatgagcttgatatctctcgtttcccattcaccttgaatttgtTGAATGAGTAATTCGGAATCTCCCAACACTATTAGCTTGTGCACATCCAGATTTATTGCCATATTTAACCccatgatgcaagcttcatattctgctgtgttattagtacaaaagaaaTGGAGTCGTGCTGTGGCGAGATGATGATGCCCGGTTGGTGAGACAAGAACCGCCCCAATTCCTACTCCTTTGACATTGACtgccccatcaaaatataatttccatgcatacatatcatcttgaacttcttcctcAATTGAATTTATCTCTTCATCGGGAAAGTAAGTTCGCAAAGGctcataatcattgtcaactgggttctctgccaaatgatcggccaatgcttgcgctttcatagcggtacgagtaacgtacacaatgtcgaattctgtaagtaaaatctgccacttcgccaatctgcctgtgggcataggtttttgaaaaatatactttaaaggatccattcgagatatgaggtaggttgtgtaggacgaaagatagtgcttcaacttctgagcaatccaagttagggcgcaacatgtcttttctaaaagagtatatttcacCTCGTAACTCGTGAActttttgctcaaataatagattgcttgttcctttttgcctgtgatatcatgctgtcctaaaacacagccaaaagaattgtccatcacTGACAGATATACCAATAAAGGCCTACCAGGTTCCGGTGGGACCAACACAGGAGGATTTGCCagatattctttaatcttatcgaatgattcttgacattcgtctgtccattggatagcagcatccttttttagcaacttaaatatcggctcacatgtagtgctgagctgagcgatgaatctgcttatataattcagccttccaagaaaactcatgaccTCAGTTTTATTTTTCGGAGGCGGCAATTCTCGAATAGATTTTACCTTAGCGGGGTCTAATTCAATGCCTCTGCGGCTAATTATGAAACCCAAAAGTTTCCCGGACGAAACGCCAAATGCACACTTAAGATTATACTTTGGCAATCTTTCGAAGAatttcctcaagtcatatacatgatcgacttgtgtcttggacttgataatgacatcatcaacatatacttctactttcttgtgcatcatgtcatgaaaaatagtagtcatagctctcatgtatgtagctcccgcattctttaaaccaaatggcatgaccctATAGCAATAAGTACCCCACGGAGTGGTGAAAGAAGTCTTTTTTGCATCCGTGTCTTCTATCaggatctggtgatatccggcataacaatccacgaaagattggatctcatgtttagcacaattatcaacaaggatatgaatattgggtagcggaaagttatctttagggcttgctttgttcaaatccctataatcaacacaaactctgattttgccatctttcttcggTACGGGCACCACATTAGCCAACCATGTGGTGTACTGAGTGACCCTGACCACGTTCGCGttcaattgcttcatgatttcctctttgattttatcgctcACGTCAGTTTTAAACTATCTTTGCTTTTGCTGGACCGATGAGAAATCAGGGTATGTAGGTAGTTTGTGGACCACCAAATTCGTGCTTAGACCCGGCGTATCATCGTAAGAccaagcaaaaacatccttatactcgatcaaaatctgaacaatatcattcctgatattctgatccgcatgaatacttatttttatttctctaacctcctcaccagttcccaaatttattatctCGGTGTCCTTTAAATTAGGTTTgggcttatcctcaaattgatccaatccttttttgacttccttatcagcttcaccttcatcgtattcatctaccgtttggtttgttgattcgagattagacaactttttagggtctaaatgtgaactccacgtacatgccatgttattggagccagtattaacataactgaaataagataaaaataaaaattaaaagagggaagaaaagataaatttactagaaaactcgaatttcatttagttgaatcggaaaggataggagggttaacatgaaggcagagcaactaaactatgtggactacaaccctgagaatagtccaaatacaaaagaaagaaaaacgaaacaacaaaataaactaccaagactccttccttgTGGGGAGAGGAGTGGCTTCCCAATTAGTAAGCTTGATATTTGGCCCGacgaactgcacatctgcatggcTAGGGCCTTTACCCATCTGAATCATGtttatttcataaaacatttcctggagaccttgacatatttcatccacaTCCTTGTTAGCATATGGGTATTGATTCTCTTCCTCTTGAGCTTTCGTGAAAGATTGGCTAATGTGTGGAACCGGACTTGTTAATTTCCAATCCTTCTTCTTCCGCTCTTTTGCCCATTTTCCATCTGTCGCggtaggcttaaagcctaagccaAAGGAGTCACGGCTACCACATGGATCTACAgggtttataattccttgcagcgaaacccctaatccttttccaggttcataaccattttgtagcatttggctagccaccatgattgaagtagaagagagatgagGCCCCGGAATCGACGTGCCTTCCACGACTTGATTGGCTGTCACAATTTCAAAGGCTTGATAAATGGAGGATTCACAACCCCCTTTTGTTTCGATACAGGGTACAGAAGGATCTCGATGTATGGGAAGGTCATCCTCTCCATGTACAATGATTTCCTTATTGTCGTGTTCGAACTTAACTACTTGATGCAAAGTAGAAGGTATGGCTCTGGCCgtgtggatccatggtcttcctaaaagtaggttgtaggaagtattcatgtctattacttgaaaggtggtcgtaaactcaactggtccaataaccaaagcaagatctacctcaccaattatgtctcgttttgcaccatcaaaagcccgaacacatacattattggaccgaatcctatctgggctgatttttaatttttgcaaagtagagagaggacagatatctactcctaaacctccatcgatcattaccccttttatgtaatatccttcgcatttgatagtcagatgcaaagccttattgtgaccagaaccttctgtgggtaactcatcatcagtgaaagtgattctatttgcttcaaatattctacgaaccatcctttctatttgacataccgtagtttccttcgggacgtatgcttcattcaacaacttaatcaGTGTCTGAcaatgttctttagaatgtagcagcagggataataatgatatttgagccggggttttcctcaattgatcgacaatggaatagtcttgggttttcattttcttcagaaattcctcGGCCTCATCATTTGTGACAGGTGTTTTCATTGgcccttgactatctttaaactattttggtctccttaattcttctggaGCATAGCATCTTCCcgatcgagtcaaaccccctgtTTCGTTTGTTTCTACcatgacctcttttcctttgtacatcaccgtggttttgttgtagttccatgggatggttttcaagcttgtcactgGGAGCTGTGCTGCGTGTCTTATGACAATTGGTTCTGTTATCTTTTTCATGTTGTTGTGCTGTTGGTCGAACCATGCGGGATCACtcgaaacatatagttttggcccatcttgtgctattccctttagctttgcaagaacatacaataccatcttttatgaatctcggggtcttataatggaactcgctcctttcacgatcagtggttctcttTGCATATACTTCAGTGCTTCTTCCTGGTTTTCCTTCAAggcgcctatttctatcattgcttggcttgttggcctgcaatctctatcgttaaaaatcatccccacgacgtgtgtgttactgtgattaggaagtggattgtcggtgacattcggtgcttcttctttttgtattacgattgccttactttcgattaacttttcaatggctctcttcagactccaacagttttcggtactgtgaccttggacgttggaatggtactcacaccttacattatgatcaaaccaacttgcattcggatccactttgaaaggcaaaacaggttcaatccatcctaatttgaccaatttccgcaacaggctcgtatatgattctccaattggggtgaagttttcctttggcctctgttctcttgtatagtctgccgtaacatacggattacgaggggcttgtaaatttggctgCCGCGGACGAAAACCTTGTGGCGCAGGTGCCCGCCATTGTGGACGCTGCAGAGGTCGGGCATACActtgagcattaagaacagcaggttgaggcgtataataatgttgaggagggctgGGTTGTCCCTGTTAGATATGAACGTAAGGGGAGTTTCGTCCCCTTTGGGCATTGCCCGGTCCTGACgccatcatggatccttcctccttcttcttccgaTTTCCGAAACTACCTGATCCACTctgaatggcttgtgtagtggccctgagggcggtttggctcatgatttttcctgatttgatgccattctccaccatttccccaatttttattgcttcggcGAAAGGTTTACCAACCGCGGCCAGTAAGTGATGAAAGTAATCAGACTCTTGAGTTTGGATAAAAACGTCGATCAATTCCTGGTCCTTCAGTGGCGGCTTGACTCTAGAtgcctgttctctccattttatggcaaactctcgaaaactatcagatggttttttcttcatattagcgagagaagtgcggtcaaggataatatcgagattgtactgaaattgttgcacaaaatcttgagccatatcatcccaaacgtgccaatgggagatgtcttgatcgataaaccattcggaggctattcccgttagactttctccgaaataggccataagcagctCCTCTTTCCTTCCTGCTCCTCTgagttgattgcaatacctttttaagtgggccactgggtccccatgaccactatatttgtcgaatttaggggtcttgaaccctatcggcaaatgaacattagggaacatacacaggtctttgaaagagacgcttttgtgtcctcccaatccttgtatatttctcatactctgctccagactCTTCACTTTTCTAACTATCTCTTCTCgttcttcattcataatagccttctcaatcacgatatgagactcaggctgatgagtgggctgatatgaatttacgggtttgaatgccaattcaggaggatagacttgatcatgatttagttcgttgATAGGCTTATGtatcattgatggaggatttatattagttgtcacGGCCGGAATGAAAAGCGGGTTGTTCgtgaatgatggatttggaggacgCATGGTGGATGTGCCAGCAGCGCTAGACACATTAGCGTATGGACCAAATCCAGGCGGATAAAGTGGATCGTCAGCTTGGGCTTGAGTAGAACTGGGAAGATTCGCATCTGAAAGGCCAGGAATcgaggaaggcggggcttgtccattcgcccaggcctgatacatttccgcaatttgttgcttcaataacctattctcctccaaaGATGCGAACTCTCGTGGGACTAACTGATCTCGGCCTTCTTCATTATCAGATTCTGTTCCATCTTTCcgagtcatcttcctttttcctttataccttgtgttgtatgggtgagaggccagcttgaccacaaccaaccaccttattctctctctctttgaaacagaaacaaatatgttaggatttagagattttttttttttattcataactaactcaaatgtcatgcacctaagtaatttccttcctgaaatggacttaggaaaaccctcttgtttcatcccggctttggtgaattaaaatttttttttccattatttaatgccaacatcttaaaattattacctgaaacttgaaaaaaatatttgatcgcacccgccgagggttgcctacgtatcatattttacatgaatcagatcatcacgtagttcatggatatggtaaatatatatatatatatatatatagaaataaggAGAGTAAACTTGAAACAAACGCGAAATTTTCCATGCATTtccaactgttcttaaaacaaagctttaatgaaaggaaactaaaattatctaaaactagaaaaGACTCAGAATACTAGAGAAATACTaaaaaacctataaagaaactaatTCTAAGGAAACAaggactttaataattatcatcaagatgccttccaaagatgtcttgcaacttaatcctccctcagacttgagtagatcctggataatGCTTTTGGCAGATATGGAGCGAGAGCACGTGTCTGACGGCCCAGATTTTCATCGCCTTggtgaagatacttagcataaatattaatcaaggtttcactgagCTGAAGTACTTCTCCCCTGGCCTCGATCATACTTTCATGGCAGTTTTGCACCCAATGTTGCATAGTGCGGACGGTATGTTTTAGGTCTTCTTCTCGTTCATGAAAGTCATCGATCTGATAGTGAAGCGCCTGTCGTTCGGTCATCCACTGATTTTCCTTAGCTTCAACTTCCTTCTGAAAAGTCGTGAAACGTCTCGCTATTTCTCTTTCCCATTCCATGGAAGCTTTTAGCTGAGCCTGAAGCTTCGACTGTGTACTTATCAGCGaggccttctctttctcaaaatcactcgattGTTTCTCCATAGCACCGGTGACAATATCCAGGTCTTCTTGTAGGGCATGCATGGCAACAcggttctctctctcaatctccttacAAACTGACCTAATTCTGGCCTCAAATTTTGCCTCATggtgaaccaattcttctctagccctttccaaatcattatttaagacgtgcagagcagactgatagttctcttctacctctcgtcgagcctgcttaattctgacttcgatctccgcttctcgatccactggctctctggccaacctttctggcatagctttaggaggaggctggtcgtgaaaccatggcagataccaatagtctacctcgcccttgtcgcggtcttccaccatgtgatcgaaacctgaaagtacacatcctccccagatcttaagtatctcagtcttccttagagggatgtcagggaggaattcgtacatgaactctttcatatcctcgactggcggtatatgctgacgtcgaccgaattgtcgcatgactcttagtggcacgtagggctgaacacctcggagacccattaagacgatgaagggtcggaaagtagacatatatatcacctcttttgaggggaaccaatgataattccacactatcttgtccgccgtcaacccctccaagtactccttccaagctcttattccttcgggaaagttttggttctccatcctcttctcatggcccttgatataatcattccactcgactcgaaaatccacaacaaatggaTGGTAACGAATATGCTcgagcatccataactgcaatagaatgttacatccttcaaaatagtcCGCTCCACTTTTGCACATCGTCAGGGCCCGATAAATGTCTGCCAAAATTATGGGCACGAGGGTGTccttaggattcttctcaaaagcggtaataaatgcagccagattggtgctgatttttcctcctctctttggaaataccatgattcccagaaaagccactatgaatgcttcagaactATACTTTTTCCAGGCTTGGTAGCATCCCCCGTTGTTAAGTTCTGATTTAAACAACTCGAATCCCCTTTCTTGACCATATCTTTCGTACAAAAATTCTAGACGAACCCATCCATTTTCTAGGCAGCCTCctatgttcttcttttttatgtgcAATAGCTCAAAAAATCTTTCGGAAGTGATATGCTTCGGTATCATGGGCTCtcctcggtgaaggttctttcccTTTCCAATAAACGCCCCTATTTCCTCCAGTGTGGGAGTAAGCTCAAAGTCGGAGAATCGGAATACgttgtttgaaggatcccaaaattgtaccaaagattctatcacgtctcttcgtggttcaacattcaacagactccttaaaaatcccaagtgtttatatacttctccctgttcatagtcagtcatattattataccatatccgcaatagctttggaactttatccaacaccatgaaatggggtacttcatcatccctcggcctcttgtcactccttccaactgagttcatattgccctataggataatgatggcaaataagaattctattCTAAACCTCTTAAAgcaggataaaaataattttcgaaaGAAGTTGACGAGATGACacggaataag
Coding sequences:
- the LOC124894158 gene encoding uncharacterized protein LOC124894158, with the protein product MKAQALADHLAENPVDNDYEPLRTYFPDEEINSIEEEVQDDMYAWKLYFDGAVNVKGVGIGAVLVSPTGHHHLATARLHFFCTNNTAEYEACIMGLNMAINLDVHKLIVLGDSELLIQQIQGEWETRDIKLIPYKQFVEDLSKRFESIKFRHIPRSHNELADALATLASMLPYPGNTHFDPLEIQIRDQHGYCNIIDAELDNEPWYYDIKRFLKSKEYPIHAKADQKRTIRRLANGLFLSGEILYKRTPDLNLLRCFNIQEAERIMNNVHSGVCGSHMNGYVLAKKIMRAGYYWLTMERDCFRFVRKCHQCQIHGDLIHSPPSELHPMSAPWLYGTEAVIPAEVEIPLLRIISEAEIDDTEWVKSRLEQLSLIDEKRLTAVCFGQLYQKRMARAYNKKVFRKLQVYPRTKSHLRLKYRRM